From the genome of Malus sylvestris chromosome 6, drMalSylv7.2, whole genome shotgun sequence, one region includes:
- the LOC126626027 gene encoding uncharacterized protein LOC126626027 isoform X2 → MGGLRREIRSLCALPPAADITLTYIDENYDVVTLVDDDDLVEAMRQRLEPFRIDVLMNDDKEDRGKNSSSEKCHMTDAVNATSDVSNSNVFDEFHLANYDHPVSPRVKQSEDECGMMCDAGIRCGACNDNVAKLWLAALALVVSVRLLSRRHGSEC, encoded by the coding sequence ATGGGAGGATTGCGGAGAGAAATTCGCAGCCTTTGTGCCCTCCCACCCGCTGCTGACATTACTCTGACGTACATTGATGAAAACTACGATGTAGTTACTCTTGTGGACGATGATGATCTGGTGGAAGCAATGAGGCAGCGTCTGGAACCCTTCAGGATCGATGTGCTGATGAACGATGACAAGGAAGACCGCGGTAAAAACTCAAGCTCCGAAAAATGTCACATGACGGATGCTGTAAATGCGACAAGTGATGTGAGTAATAGCAATGTGTTTGATGAATTCCATCTGGCAAATTATGATCACCCTGTTAGTCCTAGGGTTAAACAATCTGAAGACGAATGTGGTATGATGTGCGACGCAGGCATTCGCTGTGGCGCCTGCAACGACAATGTTGCGAAATTGTGGTTAGCGGCGTTGGCCCTCGTAGTGTCAGTTCGGTTATTATCCCGGCGACATGGGTCGGAGTGTTGA
- the LOC126626027 gene encoding uncharacterized protein LOC126626027 isoform X1, with the protein MASTAVIDVRYFGTSKVRAAGRVRHLSARVDNNGELDLDMGGLRREIRSLCALPPAADITLTYIDENYDVVTLVDDDDLVEAMRQRLEPFRIDVLMNDDKEDRGKNSSSEKCHMTDAVNATSDVSNSNVFDEFHLANYDHPVSPRVKQSEDECGMMCDAGIRCGACNDNVAKLWLAALALVVSVRLLSRRHGSEC; encoded by the exons ATGGCCTCCACAGCGGTCATCGATGTCCGCTATTTTGGAACCTCTAAG GTTAGAGCTGCCGGCAGAGTGAGGCATCTCAGTGCTCGTGTTGATAACAATGGCGAACTGGATCTCGACATGGGAGGATTGCGGAGAGAAATTCGCAGCCTTTGTGCCCTCCCACCCGCTGCTGACATTACTCTGACGTACATTGATGAAAACTACGATGTAGTTACTCTTGTGGACGATGATGATCTGGTGGAAGCAATGAGGCAGCGTCTGGAACCCTTCAGGATCGATGTGCTGATGAACGATGACAAGGAAGACCGCGGTAAAAACTCAAGCTCCGAAAAATGTCACATGACGGATGCTGTAAATGCGACAAGTGATGTGAGTAATAGCAATGTGTTTGATGAATTCCATCTGGCAAATTATGATCACCCTGTTAGTCCTAGGGTTAAACAATCTGAAGACGAATGTGGTATGATGTGCGACGCAGGCATTCGCTGTGGCGCCTGCAACGACAATGTTGCGAAATTGTGGTTAGCGGCGTTGGCCCTCGTAGTGTCAGTTCGGTTATTATCCCGGCGACATGGGTCGGAGTGTTGA
- the LOC126626011 gene encoding protein JOKA2-like isoform X1 — MASTKVIKVQYAETLRRFNASVNENNQLDLDMSGLREKILSLFNLHSDADITLAYVDEDGDVVTLVDDGDLHDTMRQKLKFLKIYVQINKDKSAKSSGSSTPLRSPQGQTPIPNFNADVAEVLKSLPEPLREFASKFPLDLASKAASSSPVFAELVDCFSKMGLSYLIPDAQVQTAGDSGKQNGASKSPVDPPAASKSNDLKGDGRSEPISAAEESSTKKGQATDSVNVTKDVGMSAPPLYATLDLNFLPTDSNLSGPMPVNDSPAGSSLHTSDARKESKQLPNGRLNIQKKLHSKKPFGCGPSASSARAASNIHDMISTRFNECPFTGTPIANDSATPAACRRIPFKRNHSEAMGGMFHTGVRCDGCGCHPIVGPRFKSIVKEDYDLCRICFASKGSATDYIRIDHPISHRHPRPFKGLYEQPPWVGPPVMPKILRGSMKQGRPKLDSRFVLDVNVMDGTFIAPSTPFTKIWRMRNNGGMVWPQGTTLVWIGGDRFSNSDSVEIEIPADGVPAENEIDIAVDFTAPESPGRYISYWRMATSSGQKFGQRVWVLIQVDTSLKDSFFESFQGLNLNLPPKESEKIDVNLQPAAGSDFLQPSGSSPLKEPVKPMPTEQPGHDQELHFPINDSLLVGHSASAPTEPQGSSTVMYPTVEPQGSSAVLYPTVKPQGSSTVLYPTVDIFEPSPPSPKFSLPSPPSPKFSLVVNAPASSEGTSSNNAVEDTMLKELEAMGFKQVNLNKEILRLNDYNMEQSVDDLCEVSDWDPILEELQEMGFCDTEMNKKLLVKNNGSIKRVVMDLINGEQL, encoded by the exons ATGGCGTCGACCAAGGTTATCAAG GTTCAATATGCGGAAACACTGAGGCGTTTCAATGCTAGTGtcaatgagaacaatcaactggaTCTTGACATGAGTGGATTGCGAGAAAAGATCTTGAGTCTTTTCAATCTCCACTCTGATGCTGACATCACTTTGGCGTACGTTGATGAAGATGGTGATGTAGTAACTCTTGTTGATGATGGTGATCTGCATGACACGATGAGGCAGAAGCTCAAATTCTTGAAGATATATGTACAGATTAACAAGGACAAATCTGCTAAGTCAAGTGGAAGTTCTACTCCTTTGAGGTCCCCTCAAGGTCAAACTCCAATACCAAATTTTAATGCTGATGTTGCCGAAGTTTTGAAGTCCCTGCCAGAGCCACTTCGGGAATTCGCTTCAAAGTTTCCTCTTGATTTGGCTTCAAAAGCTGCATCATCCAGTCCAGTGTTTGCGGAGCTTGTTGACTGCTTTTCGAAGATGGGCCTGTCGTACTTGATTCCAGATGCCCAGGTTCAGACCGCTGGAGATTCGGGCAAGCAAAACGGCGCCTCTAAGAGTCCCGTGGATCCCCCAGCTGCTTCTAAGTCAAATGATCTGAAGGGTGATGGCAGGTCAGAACCCATCTCTGCAGCTGAGGAATCAAGCACCAAAAAAGGTCAGGCGACAGACTCTGTGAATGTGACCAAGGATGTGGGGATGTCTGCTCCACCTCTTTATGCAACTCTTGATCTCAATTTCCTTCCTACAGATTCTAATCTATCAGGACCCATGCCCGTTAATGATTCACCAGCTGGATCAAGTCTTCATACCAGTGATGCAAGGAAGGAGTCTAAGCAGCTTCCCAATGGTCGTCTCAATATTCAAAAGAAACTTCACAGCAAGAAGCCTTTTGGTTGTGGTCCGTCCGCAAGTTCAGCTCGTGCTGCAAGCAATATTCATGATATGATTAGTACTCGTTTCAACGAATGTCCATTTACAGGGACTCCCATTGCAAATGACTCAGCTACTCCTGCTGCCTGTCGGCGCATTCCTTTCAAAAGAAATCACTCGGAAGCGATGGGTGGTATGTTCCATACAGGTGTTCGCTGTGATGGCTGTGGTTGTCATCCAATTGTTGGACCTCGATTCAAGTCAATAGT GAAAGAGGATTATGACCTCTGCCGGATCTGTTTTGCCAGTAAGGGTAGTGCAACTGATTACATTAGGATTGACCACCCTATCTCTCATCGTCATCCACGGCCCTTCAAGGGGTTGTATGAGCAA CCTCCATGGGTAGGTCCCCCAGTTATGCCAAAAATATTGAGAGGTAGTATGAAGCAAGGCCGCCCTAAGCTTGATAGCCGCTTTGTGTTGGATGTCAATGTAATGGATGGTACCTTTATAGCCCCATCTACTCCATTTACCAAAATATGGCGGATGCGCAACAACGGTGGTATGGTGTGGCCTCAAGGAACAACACTTGTGTGGATTGGGGGCGACAGATTTAGCAATTCAGATTCAGTTGAAATAGAG ATTCCTGCGGATGGTGTGCCGGCTGAAAATGAAATTGACATTGCCGTTGATTTTACTGCACCCGAGTCACCTGGTCGCTACATCTCATACTGGCGGATGGCAACCTCATCTGGCCAAAAGTTTGGGCAACGTGTTTGGGTCCTGATTCAG GTTGATACATCCTTGAAGGATTCATTCTTTGAGAGTTTTCAGGGTCTGAACTTGAATCTGCCCCCAAAAGAATCTGAAAAAATAGATGTGAACCTTCAACCAGCTGCTGGCAGTGACTTTCTCCAGCCTTCTGGTTCTAGCCCACTTAAGGAACCGGTGAAGCCCATGCCTACTGAGCAGCCTGGACATGACCAGGAGCTCCACTTCCCCATCAATGATAGCTTGCTGGTTGGCCACAGCGCTTCTGCCCCTACTGAGCCACAGGGTTCTTCAACTGTGATGTACCCCACTGTTGAGCCACAAGGTTCTTCAGCTGTGTTGTATCCCACTGTTAAGCCACAGGGTTCTTCAACCGTGTTGTATCCCACTGTCGATATCTTTGAACCATCTCCGCCCTCCCCCAAATTTTCGCTACCATCTCCGCCCTCCCCCAAATTTTCACTTGTTGTCAATGCACCAGCATCATCTGAAGGGACCAGTTCAAACAATGCTGTGGAAGACACCATGCTGAAGGAGCTCGAGGCGATGGGATTTAAGCAGGTCAATTTGAACAAGGAGATTCTGCGTTTGAATGACTACAACATGGAGCAGTCTGTCGATGATCTCTGCGAGGTTTCTGACTGGGATCCCATCCTTGAAGAGCTGCAGGAAATG GGTTTCTGTGATACCGAAATGAACAAGAAGCTGCTGGTGAAGAACAATGGAAGCATCAAGCGTGTGGTTATGGATCTGATCAACGGGGAGCAGCTTTAG
- the LOC126626016 gene encoding serine/threonine-protein kinase STY13-like, whose product MESGSRFYSADEFRLDAKWLIDPKHLFVGPRIGEGAHAKVYEGKYKNQTVAIKVVHRGETPEEIIKKEGRFAREVAMLSRVQHKNLVKFIGACKEPVMVIVTELLLGGTLRKYCLNMRPRCLDIRVAVGFALDIARAMECLHSHGIIHRDLKPENLLLTADHKTVKLADFGLAREESLTEMMTAETGTYRWMAPELYSTVTLRQGEGKHYNHKVDAYSFAIVLWELLHNKLPFEGMSNLQAAYAAAFKNVRPSSENIPEELNIILTSCWQEDPNARPNFSQIIQMLLDFLYTISPPEPAIPSRMFTENTVLPPESPGTSALMAAREGSGETPKLGDMEDKPKGFFFCFNQCY is encoded by the exons ATGGAATCTGGGAGTAGGTTTTACTCAGCTGATGAGTTCAGATTGGATGCCAAATGGCTGATTGATCCCAAGCATCTGTTTGTTGGGCCAAGAATTGGTGAGGGAGCTCATGCCAAAGTCTATGAGGGCAA ATACAAAAACCAGACTGTTGCAATCAAAGTTGTTCATAGAGGAGAAACTCCAGAGGAGATTATTAAGAAGGAAGGACGGTTTGCCAGAGAGGTTGCAATGTTGTCGAGAGTTCAACATAAAAATTTAGTGAAG TTTATTGGTGCCTGCAAGGAGCCAGTGATGGTGATAGTTACTGAGCTTTTGTTGGGAGGTACATTGCGCAAATATTGTCTAAACATGCGGCCGAGGTGCTTGGACATACGCGTTGCTGTTGGTTTCGCATTGGATATTGCTCGTGCGATGGAGTGCTTGCACTCTCATGGGATCATACACCGTGATTTGAAGCCCG AGAACTTGCTCTTGACTGCAGACCACAAAACAGTTAAATTAGCGGATTTTGGGTTGGCAAGAGAAGAGTCATTAACAGAGATGATGACTGCAGAAACGGGGACATACCGTTGGATGGCTCCGGAG TTGTACAGTACTGTTACATTAAGGCAAGGAGAGGGAAAGCATTACAACCACAAAGTGGACGCATATAGCTTCGCAATTGTTTTGTGGGAACTCTTACACAACAAATTGCCTTTCGAAGGCATGTCAAATCTCCAGGCAGCCTATGCAGCTGCATTTAAA AATGTGAGGCCTAGTTCTGAGAACATCCCTGAGGAGTTGAACATCATCCTAACTTCATGCTGGCAGGAGGACCCGAATGCTCGGCCCAATTTCAGCCAAATAATTCAAATGCTACTCGATTTTCTTTACACCATATCTCCTCCCGAACCTGCCATTCCATCACGGATGTTCACTGAGAACACCGTCTTGCCACCAGAGTCTCCTGGTACAAGCGCCTTGATGGCAGCACGCGAAGGCTCAGGGGAGACGCCCAAATTAGGAGATATGGAAGACAAGCCaaaaggttttttcttctgCTTTAACCAGTGTTATTGA
- the LOC126626011 gene encoding protein JOKA2-like isoform X2 codes for MASTKVIKVQYAETLRRFNASVNENNQLDLDMSGLREKILSLFNLHSDADITLAYVDEDGDVVTLVDDGDLHDTMRQKLKFLKIYVQINKDKSAKSSGSSTPLRSPQGQTPIPNFNADVAEVLKSLPEPLREFASKFPLDLASKAASSSPVFAELVDCFSKMGLSYLIPDAQVQTAGDSGKQNGASKSPVDPPAASKSNDLKGDGRSEPISAAEESSTKKDSNLSGPMPVNDSPAGSSLHTSDARKESKQLPNGRLNIQKKLHSKKPFGCGPSASSARAASNIHDMISTRFNECPFTGTPIANDSATPAACRRIPFKRNHSEAMGGMFHTGVRCDGCGCHPIVGPRFKSIVKEDYDLCRICFASKGSATDYIRIDHPISHRHPRPFKGLYEQPPWVGPPVMPKILRGSMKQGRPKLDSRFVLDVNVMDGTFIAPSTPFTKIWRMRNNGGMVWPQGTTLVWIGGDRFSNSDSVEIEIPADGVPAENEIDIAVDFTAPESPGRYISYWRMATSSGQKFGQRVWVLIQVDTSLKDSFFESFQGLNLNLPPKESEKIDVNLQPAAGSDFLQPSGSSPLKEPVKPMPTEQPGHDQELHFPINDSLLVGHSASAPTEPQGSSTVMYPTVEPQGSSAVLYPTVKPQGSSTVLYPTVDIFEPSPPSPKFSLPSPPSPKFSLVVNAPASSEGTSSNNAVEDTMLKELEAMGFKQVNLNKEILRLNDYNMEQSVDDLCEVSDWDPILEELQEMGFCDTEMNKKLLVKNNGSIKRVVMDLINGEQL; via the exons ATGGCGTCGACCAAGGTTATCAAG GTTCAATATGCGGAAACACTGAGGCGTTTCAATGCTAGTGtcaatgagaacaatcaactggaTCTTGACATGAGTGGATTGCGAGAAAAGATCTTGAGTCTTTTCAATCTCCACTCTGATGCTGACATCACTTTGGCGTACGTTGATGAAGATGGTGATGTAGTAACTCTTGTTGATGATGGTGATCTGCATGACACGATGAGGCAGAAGCTCAAATTCTTGAAGATATATGTACAGATTAACAAGGACAAATCTGCTAAGTCAAGTGGAAGTTCTACTCCTTTGAGGTCCCCTCAAGGTCAAACTCCAATACCAAATTTTAATGCTGATGTTGCCGAAGTTTTGAAGTCCCTGCCAGAGCCACTTCGGGAATTCGCTTCAAAGTTTCCTCTTGATTTGGCTTCAAAAGCTGCATCATCCAGTCCAGTGTTTGCGGAGCTTGTTGACTGCTTTTCGAAGATGGGCCTGTCGTACTTGATTCCAGATGCCCAGGTTCAGACCGCTGGAGATTCGGGCAAGCAAAACGGCGCCTCTAAGAGTCCCGTGGATCCCCCAGCTGCTTCTAAGTCAAATGATCTGAAGGGTGATGGCAGGTCAGAACCCATCTCTGCAGCTGAGGAATCAAGCACCAAAAAAG ATTCTAATCTATCAGGACCCATGCCCGTTAATGATTCACCAGCTGGATCAAGTCTTCATACCAGTGATGCAAGGAAGGAGTCTAAGCAGCTTCCCAATGGTCGTCTCAATATTCAAAAGAAACTTCACAGCAAGAAGCCTTTTGGTTGTGGTCCGTCCGCAAGTTCAGCTCGTGCTGCAAGCAATATTCATGATATGATTAGTACTCGTTTCAACGAATGTCCATTTACAGGGACTCCCATTGCAAATGACTCAGCTACTCCTGCTGCCTGTCGGCGCATTCCTTTCAAAAGAAATCACTCGGAAGCGATGGGTGGTATGTTCCATACAGGTGTTCGCTGTGATGGCTGTGGTTGTCATCCAATTGTTGGACCTCGATTCAAGTCAATAGT GAAAGAGGATTATGACCTCTGCCGGATCTGTTTTGCCAGTAAGGGTAGTGCAACTGATTACATTAGGATTGACCACCCTATCTCTCATCGTCATCCACGGCCCTTCAAGGGGTTGTATGAGCAA CCTCCATGGGTAGGTCCCCCAGTTATGCCAAAAATATTGAGAGGTAGTATGAAGCAAGGCCGCCCTAAGCTTGATAGCCGCTTTGTGTTGGATGTCAATGTAATGGATGGTACCTTTATAGCCCCATCTACTCCATTTACCAAAATATGGCGGATGCGCAACAACGGTGGTATGGTGTGGCCTCAAGGAACAACACTTGTGTGGATTGGGGGCGACAGATTTAGCAATTCAGATTCAGTTGAAATAGAG ATTCCTGCGGATGGTGTGCCGGCTGAAAATGAAATTGACATTGCCGTTGATTTTACTGCACCCGAGTCACCTGGTCGCTACATCTCATACTGGCGGATGGCAACCTCATCTGGCCAAAAGTTTGGGCAACGTGTTTGGGTCCTGATTCAG GTTGATACATCCTTGAAGGATTCATTCTTTGAGAGTTTTCAGGGTCTGAACTTGAATCTGCCCCCAAAAGAATCTGAAAAAATAGATGTGAACCTTCAACCAGCTGCTGGCAGTGACTTTCTCCAGCCTTCTGGTTCTAGCCCACTTAAGGAACCGGTGAAGCCCATGCCTACTGAGCAGCCTGGACATGACCAGGAGCTCCACTTCCCCATCAATGATAGCTTGCTGGTTGGCCACAGCGCTTCTGCCCCTACTGAGCCACAGGGTTCTTCAACTGTGATGTACCCCACTGTTGAGCCACAAGGTTCTTCAGCTGTGTTGTATCCCACTGTTAAGCCACAGGGTTCTTCAACCGTGTTGTATCCCACTGTCGATATCTTTGAACCATCTCCGCCCTCCCCCAAATTTTCGCTACCATCTCCGCCCTCCCCCAAATTTTCACTTGTTGTCAATGCACCAGCATCATCTGAAGGGACCAGTTCAAACAATGCTGTGGAAGACACCATGCTGAAGGAGCTCGAGGCGATGGGATTTAAGCAGGTCAATTTGAACAAGGAGATTCTGCGTTTGAATGACTACAACATGGAGCAGTCTGTCGATGATCTCTGCGAGGTTTCTGACTGGGATCCCATCCTTGAAGAGCTGCAGGAAATG GGTTTCTGTGATACCGAAATGAACAAGAAGCTGCTGGTGAAGAACAATGGAAGCATCAAGCGTGTGGTTATGGATCTGATCAACGGGGAGCAGCTTTAG